From one Spartobacteria bacterium genomic stretch:
- a CDS encoding PAS domain S-box protein, producing MNHTTEAILESISDGVFTVDSQWKIVSFNRAAEQITGIPREEAIGQFCCEVFRSNMCETGCALRRTLETGTPVINQMGYIINADGERMPVSISTAVLRSREGQVIGGAETFRDLSEIETLRKELVGRYQLGDFVSRSSSMQQVFQLAEAVAVSSSTLLIQGETGTGKEVLARAIHHAGPRKKEPFVAVNCGALPDNLLESELFGYKKGAFTGADHDKPGRFALAGEGTLFLDEIGEVSPALQVRLLRVLQDHVFEPLGGTRSEPCKARIIAATHRDLHAMVEEGTFRQDLFYRVHIIAIDIPPLHRRKDDIPLLANHFIQRFNFLQNRAIQSIHPAAMELLLAYDWPGNVRELENIIERAFVLCSTDVIEPVHLPSSFSAVIKLPSEKEPIQQIRGDAESQAIRTALRQHNNNREAAAKALGIHKTTLYRKMRKLGLTLPEQDGRSASS from the coding sequence ATGAACCACACAACGGAAGCCATTCTTGAAAGCATCTCAGACGGGGTTTTTACGGTCGACTCACAGTGGAAAATTGTTTCCTTCAACCGTGCCGCAGAACAGATTACGGGTATTCCCCGCGAAGAAGCGATTGGGCAGTTTTGCTGTGAGGTTTTTCGTTCCAATATGTGCGAAACCGGCTGTGCATTGCGCCGTACGCTGGAAACCGGGACGCCTGTCATCAATCAGATGGGCTACATCATTAATGCAGACGGGGAACGCATGCCGGTCAGTATATCCACGGCTGTTCTGCGTAGTCGTGAAGGACAGGTTATCGGCGGGGCGGAAACCTTTCGTGATCTGAGCGAGATTGAAACGCTGCGCAAAGAGCTGGTGGGGCGGTATCAGCTGGGTGATTTTGTCAGTCGCAGTAGTTCCATGCAGCAGGTTTTTCAGCTGGCCGAAGCCGTGGCCGTCAGCAGCAGTACACTCCTCATTCAAGGCGAAACGGGGACAGGCAAAGAAGTTCTCGCCCGTGCGATTCATCATGCCGGTCCGCGTAAAAAAGAGCCCTTTGTCGCCGTTAACTGCGGCGCACTGCCGGACAATCTGCTGGAATCAGAATTGTTTGGCTACAAAAAAGGAGCCTTTACGGGGGCAGACCACGATAAACCGGGACGTTTTGCGCTGGCGGGGGAAGGGACGCTCTTTCTCGATGAAATCGGCGAGGTCAGCCCGGCACTACAGGTCCGGTTGTTGCGCGTGCTCCAGGATCATGTATTCGAGCCGCTTGGAGGAACTCGTTCCGAGCCCTGTAAAGCCCGCATCATCGCGGCAACACATCGTGATCTCCACGCCATGGTGGAGGAGGGGACGTTTCGCCAGGATCTGTTTTATCGCGTTCATATTATTGCCATAGATATCCCTCCGCTTCATCGGCGCAAAGACGATATTCCATTACTGGCCAATCATTTTATACAGCGGTTTAATTTCCTTCAAAACCGTGCAATACAATCCATTCATCCAGCCGCGATGGAGCTGCTGCTGGCCTATGATTGGCCGGGCAATGTCCGTGAACTGGAGAACATCATTGAACGCGCCTTTGTACTGTGTTCCACAGACGTTATTGAGCCGGTTCATTTGCCGAGCTCCTTCTCCGCAGTGATCAAGCTGCCGTCAGAAAAAGAACCCATTCAGCAGATACGCGGAGATGCGGAATCACAGGCCATCCGTACCGCGCTTCGACAGCATAATAACAACCGTGAGGCCGCCGCAAAAGCACTGGGTATTCACAAAACAACCCTTTATCGCAAGATGCGTAAGTTAGGTTTAACCCTTCCCGAACAGGATGGCCGCTCCGCATCATCATAG
- the hydE gene encoding [FeFe] hydrogenase H-cluster radical SAM maturase HydE, giving the protein MNKKQVEVWLRERDPVKLQELWNRADAVRRKYVGEAVHLRGLLEISNYCARQCAYCGLFAGNTSIPRYRMTIDEILTGAKRAMECGFGTVVMQSGEDYGMDKAFITEVICRIKTETPLAVTLSLGERKDDELLEWRNAGADRYLLRFETSDAALFDAIHPPLGRRKVDRIAFLKKLQSMGYETGSGVMIGIPGQTYATLANDILLFQSLDLDMIGMGPYIPHPGTRLGSTPPAACEDQVAADETTVCNALALTRILCPDTNIPATTALATIDKTHGYEEGLARGANVIMPNVTPKQYRALYQIYPSKVCIDETPEYTAKLVQERIIAAHRTIGKGPGGRFDAHTETEE; this is encoded by the coding sequence ATGAATAAAAAGCAGGTGGAAGTATGGCTTCGGGAACGGGATCCCGTGAAGCTGCAAGAGCTGTGGAACAGGGCTGATGCGGTGCGGCGAAAATATGTCGGCGAGGCCGTTCATCTGCGCGGCCTGCTGGAAATATCCAATTACTGCGCCCGCCAATGTGCCTACTGCGGCTTGTTTGCAGGGAATACATCGATCCCCCGTTACCGCATGACCATCGATGAAATTCTTACGGGAGCAAAACGCGCCATGGAATGCGGCTTTGGCACGGTGGTTATGCAGTCCGGCGAAGATTACGGCATGGATAAAGCCTTTATCACCGAGGTCATCTGCCGCATAAAGACGGAGACTCCGCTGGCGGTGACTTTAAGTCTGGGAGAACGAAAAGACGATGAACTGCTGGAATGGCGGAATGCCGGCGCCGACCGCTATTTACTTCGCTTTGAAACGTCTGATGCCGCATTGTTTGACGCGATTCATCCGCCGCTGGGCCGCCGCAAAGTCGACCGCATTGCCTTTCTAAAAAAATTGCAGTCCATGGGATACGAGACCGGCAGCGGGGTCATGATCGGCATACCCGGTCAGACCTATGCGACGCTGGCTAATGATATCCTGCTCTTTCAGTCGCTGGATCTGGACATGATCGGCATGGGACCCTACATCCCGCATCCCGGAACTCGACTGGGCTCCACGCCGCCCGCCGCATGCGAGGATCAGGTTGCCGCAGACGAGACCACGGTCTGCAATGCACTGGCATTGACCCGCATATTATGTCCGGATACCAATATTCCCGCAACCACGGCACTGGCCACCATCGACAAAACCCACGGATATGAAGAAGGACTGGCCAGAGGAGCCAACGTAATCATGCCCAATGTAACCCCGAAACAGTACCGGGCACTATACCAGATCTATCCCTCAAAAGTATGTATCGATGAAACCCCGGAATATACAGCAAAACTGGTGCAGGAACGGATTATTGCGGCGCATCGGACCATAGGGAAAGGCCCCGGAGGACGGTTTGATGCGCACACAGAGACGGAGGAATGA
- a CDS encoding DJ-1/PfpI family protein encodes MTKCAIILEDGVEEMEAVIVIDLLRRSGIDVLMVGGSAMKVTTAHDITMECDLLYEEVDWAAVDGVILPGGGGGTDRLLSHPDVTGLVQRFASEGKLVAAVCAAPMVLYQAGLLTRHPFTCYPGVEQNMDGVARSEKHVVKNGNIITSQGPGTTSEFALSIVEYFAGKEIAQNIAEQTLFS; translated from the coding sequence ATGACTAAATGTGCAATTATCCTGGAAGACGGCGTGGAAGAAATGGAAGCCGTCATAGTGATCGATCTGCTTCGAAGAAGCGGAATAGACGTTCTGATGGTGGGTGGCTCTGCAATGAAGGTAACGACCGCGCACGATATAACAATGGAATGCGATCTCCTCTATGAGGAGGTCGACTGGGCAGCCGTCGATGGAGTCATCTTACCCGGAGGCGGAGGCGGCACGGATCGCCTGCTGTCACATCCGGATGTGACAGGCCTGGTGCAGCGTTTTGCATCAGAGGGCAAACTTGTCGCCGCTGTCTGCGCCGCACCAATGGTTCTGTATCAGGCAGGATTGCTCACCCGGCATCCGTTCACATGTTATCCCGGCGTGGAGCAAAACATGGATGGAGTAGCACGAAGTGAAAAACATGTTGTTAAAAATGGAAATATAATCACGAGCCAGGGACCGGGAACAACAAGTGAATTTGCACTGTCTATCGTGGAATACTTTGCAGGTAAAGAGATTGCACAAAATATAGCAGAGCAGACTCTTTTTTCATAA
- a CDS encoding HU family DNA-binding protein, giving the protein MAMTKSEILASLAETTELTKKDVSKVLEALNNLVYSEAVNELTVPGLGKFVVTERAARKGRNPSTGAEIEIAAKKLVKFKVAKACQDAVCG; this is encoded by the coding sequence ATGGCTATGACTAAATCTGAAATTTTGGCATCTTTGGCTGAAACCACAGAATTGACCAAAAAAGACGTATCGAAAGTGCTCGAAGCCCTGAATAACTTGGTGTACAGCGAAGCAGTCAATGAATTGACCGTTCCGGGTCTAGGTAAATTTGTTGTAACTGAACGCGCCGCTCGTAAGGGTCGTAATCCTTCCACGGGTGCTGAGATTGAAATCGCAGCGAAAAAACTGGTCAAATTTAAAGTGGCTAAAGCCTGCCAGGACGCCGTCTGCGGGTAA
- a CDS encoding NERD domain-containing protein, with protein sequence MRTQRRRNEQVKESVISENKVATIYGSPGIHPRFVWLVRYFLPLIPILFACGYCIRALFPLPAMSSSTAGTVLLIMCGGFWFLMRKANNAYTGFVKGARGEERTAQTLRLLSHDFTVFHGVNVTGGKNDVDHLVIGPTGVLVIETKNWSGEIKVEQQEILYNGMKPSRPPLDQVKKAAQQVAAMLGTDDGLDVTPVLCFISGEHAVKTAGVSGVIITSPEHLLDVVRQNSVVSVNPDQTLKLIEKVKQCMEKYHD encoded by the coding sequence ATGCGCACACAGAGACGGAGGAATGAGCAAGTGAAAGAGTCTGTAATAAGTGAAAACAAGGTCGCGACCATCTATGGAAGCCCCGGCATTCACCCCCGTTTTGTCTGGCTTGTTCGGTACTTCCTTCCGCTGATACCCATCCTTTTTGCCTGCGGATACTGCATTCGCGCACTGTTTCCGCTGCCGGCAATGAGTTCCAGCACGGCCGGCACAGTGCTGCTCATTATGTGCGGCGGGTTTTGGTTCCTGATGCGCAAGGCGAACAATGCCTACACCGGCTTTGTAAAAGGAGCCCGAGGCGAAGAACGCACCGCGCAAACCTTGCGGCTGCTCTCTCATGATTTCACCGTATTCCACGGAGTTAATGTAACCGGCGGAAAAAATGACGTGGATCACCTCGTCATCGGTCCCACGGGCGTGCTGGTCATTGAAACCAAAAACTGGAGCGGCGAAATTAAGGTGGAACAGCAGGAGATTCTCTACAACGGGATGAAGCCCAGCCGTCCGCCGCTGGATCAGGTAAAAAAGGCGGCACAACAAGTGGCGGCGATGCTCGGCACAGACGACGGCTTGGATGTCACACCTGTTTTGTGTTTCATATCTGGAGAACATGCGGTCAAAACCGCCGGCGTATCGGGAGTTATTATCACATCGCCGGAACATCTTCTTGATGTGGTGCGGCAGAACAGTGTGGTGTCCGTGAATCCGGATCAGACCCTGAAACTCATTGAAAAAGTAAAGCAATGCATGGAGAAATATCATGACTAA
- the hflX gene encoding GTPase HflX produces the protein MTKESGSIPTDYEKVRERVVLVGVVRSDQKEWQVKESLQELEELVSTAGGDVVKSFVMRQAVIHPGCYIGTGKAEEVSRAVIELDADTVVFDDDLSPAQGRNLGRIMDRKVIDRTQVILDIFGLHAKTREGRLQVELARLEYTLPRLRNMWSHLERQTGGIGVRGGPGEQQMELDRRRLLERIHRSKEELIKVAKHREELRRGQRRSGWAMVSLVGYTNAGKSSILNRMTDAEVVAQDALFVTLDTVTRKLELPNHQPVLLSDTVGFIRKLPHHLVEAFKATLEEVADADLLLHVVDCSHENVDEQIDAVNEVLDALGCAGKNTVMVLNKIDREQGAETAKRLHRIYDQSVPVSAHSGEGMDALQSAIADALRLRFTTCILRIPQRDARYVAQIRSAGHIMREAYDEAHILLMARIPQALSGQLSAYLADASVFDAAVHTEPHPHG, from the coding sequence ATGACAAAAGAAAGCGGCAGTATACCCACTGATTACGAAAAGGTTCGTGAGCGGGTTGTTCTTGTGGGTGTGGTGCGCAGTGACCAGAAGGAATGGCAGGTAAAAGAATCGCTGCAGGAACTGGAGGAACTGGTGAGCACGGCGGGCGGCGATGTGGTGAAAAGCTTTGTCATGCGGCAGGCGGTCATTCATCCGGGCTGTTATATCGGAACAGGAAAAGCGGAAGAGGTCTCGCGTGCCGTCATCGAACTTGATGCGGATACGGTGGTATTTGACGATGACTTATCGCCGGCTCAGGGCCGTAATCTCGGCCGTATCATGGATCGAAAAGTCATCGACCGAACACAGGTCATTCTCGATATTTTCGGTCTGCATGCCAAAACCAGGGAAGGCCGGTTGCAGGTCGAGCTGGCACGACTGGAATATACCCTGCCGCGCTTGCGCAACATGTGGTCCCATCTGGAAAGGCAGACGGGAGGCATCGGCGTTCGCGGTGGACCGGGCGAGCAGCAGATGGAACTGGATCGTCGTCGTCTGCTGGAACGGATTCATCGCTCCAAAGAGGAATTGATCAAAGTCGCAAAACATCGCGAAGAACTGCGGCGGGGACAGCGTCGCAGCGGCTGGGCCATGGTCTCGCTTGTGGGATATACCAACGCGGGGAAATCATCTATTTTAAACCGGATGACCGATGCCGAAGTGGTGGCGCAGGATGCTCTTTTTGTTACCCTGGATACGGTCACACGCAAACTGGAACTGCCCAATCATCAGCCTGTTTTATTGAGTGATACCGTCGGCTTTATTCGTAAACTGCCTCATCATCTGGTGGAAGCCTTTAAAGCGACCTTGGAAGAAGTGGCGGATGCCGACCTGCTGCTGCATGTGGTGGACTGTTCGCATGAAAATGTCGACGAACAGATCGACGCGGTCAATGAAGTGCTCGACGCCCTGGGGTGCGCCGGGAAAAACACCGTAATGGTGCTCAACAAAATTGACCGCGAACAGGGAGCTGAAACCGCGAAAAGGCTGCATCGCATTTACGACCAGTCTGTTCCCGTCAGTGCTCATTCGGGAGAGGGGATGGACGCCCTTCAGTCCGCCATTGCCGATGCATTACGTCTGCGCTTTACTACATGTATTCTGCGGATTCCGCAGCGAGATGCCCGTTATGTTGCTCAGATTCGTTCGGCCGGACATATTATGCGGGAGGCCTATGATGAGGCGCACATTCTGCTCATGGCCCGCATTCCGCAGGCCCTGTCGGGACAGCTTTCAGCCTATCTGGCCGATGCATCCGTTTTTGATGCGGCGGTGCATACGGAGCCGCATCCGCATGGCTGA